A genome region from Eurosta solidaginis isolate ZX-2024a chromosome 2, ASM4086904v1, whole genome shotgun sequence includes the following:
- the LOC137241977 gene encoding putative nuclease HARBI1 — MDLATCLFAGLTTQQLQDKQYSWLDGRFVGPTQHKLFPKEVIRFVRRKELRDLPNPFNIPDEYFKRSFNMDKLLFQDFLLTLCLRTYYRPEVDTKSLPFDLRVLVALSFLRHGHIEALIPLDAFKVWSAKTLLFCVPQICQTIVNFMSPDFIVFPSNSSETVGIKHGFHSRYTIPNVVGIMDCFHIRLSKIDVSQEKAYKCRHGNLAINVQVICDHNSRFIDVNPRASGGTSDIFVWNRSHIKGVMKNLFVKEPAWLIADRGYKLDDILINPYRNPNSSSEQRLNDVFEKMLTQLDVTVVMLKSRFRCLNTILPYNHQTAANIVTSCATIHNYMLSKDYAMEDHLMSKVPRRKSLPNATFEDEWSSGYESREYIKNYLNSIN; from the exons atggATTTGGCGACTTGCCTTTTCGCTGGACTAACAACCCAACAATTGCAGGACAAACAGTACAGTTGGTTGGATGGTCGTTTCGTTGGACCAACTCAGCATAAATTGTTTCCTAAAGAAGTGATTAGATTTGTGAGACGCAAGGAATTACGTGACTTACCAAATCCTTTCAATATTCCAGATGAATA TTTCAAACGTTCCTTCAACATGGACAAGCTACTCTTCCAGGACTTTCTACTCACGCTTTGTCTACGCACATATTATCGTCCTGAAGTGGACACTAAGTCGTTGCCTTTTGATTTACGTGTGCTGGTCGCATTATCTTTTTTAAGGCATGGCCATATCGAGGCATTAATTCCCTTGGATGCTTTTAAAGTGTGGTCAGCAAAAACACTGCTATTTTGCGTACCTCAAATATGCCAGACAATAGTAAATTTTATGAGTCCTGATTTTATTGT ATTTCCTTCAAATAGCAGTGAAACCGTGGGTATCAAACATGGTTTTCATTCACGTTATACCATACCAAATGTTGTGGGAATTATGGATTGCTTTCATATTAGACTATCCAAAATAGATGTATCACAAGAAAAGGCTTACAAATGTCGGCATGGCAATTTGGCTATTAATGTACAAGtg ATCTGCGATCATAACTCTCGTTTTATAGATGTAAATCCGCGGGCATCTGGTGGTACAAGCGATATTTTTGTGTGGAACCGTAGTCACATAAAGGGTGTAATGAAGAACCTTTTCGTTAAGGAGCCAGCCTGGCTTATAG CTGATCGTGGTTATAAATTAGATGATATTCTAATAAATCCATATCGAAACCCGAATTCCAGCTCTGAGCAGCGGCTTAATGATGTATTTGAAAAAATGCTTACACAATTAGATGTCACTGTTGTTATGCTTAAATCGCGCTTTCG TTGCCTTAATACGATATTACCCTACAATCATCAGACAGCAGCGAATATTGTTACTTCTTGCGCAACAATACATAACTACATGCTGTCGAAAGATTATGCCATGGAAGATCATCTAATGTCAAAAGTACCAAGACGTAAATCATTACCAAATGCAACTTTTGAAGACGAATGGTCAAGTGGTTATGAAAGTCGTGAATATATTAAGAATTATTTAAATAGTATTAACTAG